The Lujinxingia vulgaris genome includes a region encoding these proteins:
- a CDS encoding DUF368 domain-containing protein, which translates to MQRVMLYFKGVCMGIADIIPGVSGGTLALILGIYTELVHTIKGLNLRWVAPLGRWLTQGRKDEDWRALLAALERLNLVFLMILGAGIATAIAVGGLVLPGLLERYPEVMRALFFGLILASVPVPFRMIEFRDGSMKTVAAAAVVVGVVVGWVLTNPATTFETNMTWTEVSSQEQTMREVVREEPSAWATEQVFWAPENAPLREVMDATYPEMQLTPPDADAARDKDAVKARSEAYEALIIPAGTPVKIPQPAPWYIFVVGMIAICAMILPGISGSYLLLILGGYYFVLNALKGVITGLASGSLPLNATMYVGLFMAGAAIGILSFSRVLSWLLHRFTVPTLGVLVGLMLGCLRGIWPFRGMAGGYVVNVMPAGVDATVVASIIAALVGAVLVTVLGKVGSAHQSGSLQS; encoded by the coding sequence ATGCAGCGAGTGATGCTCTACTTCAAAGGCGTATGCATGGGCATCGCCGATATCATCCCCGGAGTCAGCGGCGGGACGCTGGCGTTGATTCTGGGAATCTACACCGAGCTGGTCCATACGATAAAGGGGCTCAACCTGAGGTGGGTGGCCCCCCTGGGGAGGTGGTTGACCCAGGGCAGAAAGGACGAAGACTGGCGCGCGCTGCTCGCTGCTCTGGAGCGTCTGAACCTCGTCTTCCTGATGATTCTCGGCGCGGGGATCGCCACGGCCATCGCCGTCGGCGGGCTTGTGCTCCCGGGGTTGCTGGAGCGCTACCCGGAGGTGATGCGCGCGCTCTTCTTCGGGCTGATCCTGGCGAGCGTGCCGGTGCCCTTTAGGATGATCGAGTTTCGCGACGGTTCCATGAAGACGGTGGCCGCGGCTGCTGTGGTGGTGGGGGTGGTGGTGGGTTGGGTGCTGACCAACCCTGCCACGACCTTTGAGACCAATATGACGTGGACGGAGGTCAGCTCTCAGGAGCAGACGATGCGCGAGGTGGTGCGCGAAGAGCCCAGCGCCTGGGCGACCGAGCAGGTCTTCTGGGCGCCGGAGAATGCGCCGCTGCGTGAGGTGATGGACGCAACCTACCCCGAGATGCAGCTGACGCCGCCGGATGCCGACGCCGCGCGGGATAAAGATGCGGTGAAGGCGCGCAGTGAGGCCTATGAGGCGTTGATCATTCCGGCGGGGACGCCGGTGAAGATCCCGCAGCCGGCGCCCTGGTACATCTTTGTGGTGGGCATGATCGCTATCTGCGCGATGATCCTGCCGGGGATCAGCGGGTCGTACCTGTTGTTGATTCTGGGCGGCTATTATTTTGTGCTCAACGCGCTTAAAGGCGTGATCACGGGGCTTGCCTCGGGGAGCCTTCCACTCAATGCGACGATGTATGTGGGGCTCTTTATGGCCGGGGCAGCCATTGGCATTTTGAGTTTCTCGCGGGTGTTAAGCTGGTTGTTGCACCGTTTCACTGTGCCCACGCTCGGCGTGCTTGTGGGGCTGATGCTGGGCTGTCTTCGGGGCATCTGGCCCTTTCGGGGGATGGCTGGCGGCTACGTCGTCAACGTGATGCCGGCCGGAGTCGACGCGACGGTGGTCGCCTCGATCATAGCCGCGCTGGTGGGCGCGGTGTTGGTCACGGTGTTGGGTAAGGTGGGAAGCGCGCATCAATCTGGCTCGTTGCAGAGCTGA
- a CDS encoding RrF2 family transcriptional regulator, translated as MEISARTMYGLRALVTLAGARSCEPMSIQTIADEEELPGKFLEGIMADLKRGGFVRSKRGANGGYMLARPASEITLLSVIRHLDGPVAPLGYEDRTAAAEGELTERQRAFGPVWCEVRDATIRVLERYSIQSIADSVPELRLEDFRPIYQI; from the coding sequence ATGGAGATCAGCGCACGCACGATGTACGGGCTTCGCGCCCTGGTGACGTTGGCCGGGGCGAGAAGTTGCGAGCCGATGAGTATTCAGACCATCGCCGACGAAGAAGAGCTTCCCGGGAAGTTTCTGGAAGGCATCATGGCCGATCTGAAGCGAGGTGGTTTTGTGCGCAGCAAACGTGGGGCCAACGGCGGGTATATGCTGGCCAGGCCGGCGAGCGAGATCACGCTGCTCAGCGTGATCCGCCACCTCGACGGGCCGGTGGCGCCTCTGGGCTACGAGGACCGCACTGCGGCGGCCGAAGGAGAGCTCACCGAGCGCCAGCGGGCGTTTGGGCCGGTGTGGTGTGAGGTGCGCGACGCGACGATTCGGGTGTTGGAGCGTTATTCGATTCAGTCGATCGCCGACAGCGTGCCGGAGCTTCGTCTGGAGGATTTTCGGCCGATCTACCAGATCTGA
- a CDS encoding tetratricopeptide repeat protein, whose protein sequence is MTRRPPAPRLAAGALAATVAIALLSFGAGSAPAQDDESRVDTMAHAGQPPAPRHAALDQARQLLERSTSAASRAAQRCSSATLVREEARQALLWQKPQEAAAALDGLLNAECGEADEALNLTRFQRAYLAYHQGDHAAALARLDALEGSTPIDDYVDYLRALNLSELERHEEAARAYGRVYDAKDSPMMWRARAAQAESLMAARRYEQAAPVLTQIAETFPDYPRRHIILYLQGRAFEEIDRPEDAARAYQLAWFEFPYKEEGELARERLDALKAQGVAIPEIPREDLLKRFRQLRVDKFWPLAHELFTGLLEAHATESGDSAFENEVTLEIALNRYYSHQFEASLPYFEEARRRFEAGNEAGMSKRTLYRFHSFALARLGRFDEAIEALETLYRGEPTRELVSALAGFYEQHGRYPEALAAYDRLYSAYRKRGWHYTYLLYKSGKFDEAYDNLRRLADRSSGQNRAKYLYWTARTLERSGNDEEAALVFDDVAQAYPTSYYGLQAAGRLLDLRQRAGSDGGFVQAERVVESSDAVFDAFDEASFYGFRQAPASYQDPRATPLSGALTEDGPVRRTDTGPYYATPCDPADDGCVTTPSMVAPGVGLTWNPGRPLIAPSQLLGVEPDTSRDEIDDTDRDNIAGLDDRNAPQARVPTGEVDFTHPAGRVRYNAEARIYWGGRNGSDMAFVNYARGEMIGPVPEAITAYDDDTHRGGLARAVEEAGELFPNLERAQWLWQAGWTTEARRVIRDVSLEFRGISRRARAGSRPVELPYHRWGYYIDNRPPRKQAQLWGMESDELRFPVATTASERRDQIARQQAIFDRRRRLDTVLVHAFQEVGDYHLVRRHALGNTWWLRRAPEGEARRYWMMAYPRAFPEKVIPLAKKHGVNPYMIWALMLVESSFNPDSLSRADALGLLQVIPRTGLKIADLFGDEDFGPYDLLEEDNAIAHGIFYFSRLVRKFHGQELFAFAGYNGGPHRVGAWLEMRGHQIPLDEFIEEIPYAEARGYAKKVLRFVNLYLRIYEDGEPLYVGQNIRQDYLEMPNF, encoded by the coding sequence ATGACTCGACGTCCCCCTGCCCCCCGGCTGGCTGCGGGAGCGCTGGCGGCTACTGTCGCGATCGCCCTTTTGAGCTTCGGCGCCGGCTCCGCACCTGCTCAGGACGATGAATCCCGCGTCGACACGATGGCGCACGCCGGACAGCCCCCGGCTCCGCGCCACGCCGCGCTGGACCAGGCCCGCCAGCTTCTGGAGCGCTCCACGTCGGCGGCGTCTCGCGCCGCACAGCGCTGCTCCTCGGCCACCCTGGTGCGCGAGGAAGCCCGCCAGGCGCTGCTCTGGCAAAAACCGCAAGAAGCGGCCGCCGCGCTCGATGGTCTTCTTAACGCGGAGTGCGGTGAGGCGGACGAGGCACTCAACCTCACCCGCTTTCAGCGCGCCTACCTGGCCTACCACCAGGGGGACCACGCCGCCGCGCTGGCCCGGCTCGACGCGCTCGAGGGCAGCACGCCCATCGACGACTACGTCGACTACCTGCGCGCACTCAACTTAAGTGAACTCGAGCGCCACGAAGAGGCCGCTCGGGCCTACGGTCGGGTCTACGACGCCAAAGACAGCCCGATGATGTGGCGCGCCCGCGCCGCCCAGGCCGAATCTCTGATGGCCGCCCGGCGCTACGAGCAGGCCGCGCCCGTGCTCACCCAGATCGCCGAGACCTTCCCCGACTACCCGCGTCGCCATATCATTCTGTACCTGCAGGGGCGCGCTTTCGAGGAGATCGATCGCCCGGAAGACGCCGCCCGCGCTTACCAACTGGCCTGGTTTGAGTTTCCCTACAAAGAGGAAGGTGAGCTTGCCCGGGAGCGCCTCGACGCGCTCAAAGCACAAGGGGTGGCGATCCCCGAGATCCCCCGCGAGGATCTTCTCAAACGCTTCCGACAACTTCGCGTCGACAAGTTCTGGCCCCTGGCCCACGAGCTCTTCACCGGCCTTCTGGAAGCGCACGCCACCGAGAGCGGCGACTCCGCCTTCGAGAATGAAGTGACGCTCGAGATCGCGCTGAACCGCTACTACAGCCACCAGTTTGAAGCCTCACTCCCCTACTTCGAGGAGGCGCGGCGGCGTTTTGAAGCGGGCAACGAAGCCGGCATGAGCAAGCGCACCCTCTACCGCTTCCACAGCTTCGCCCTGGCTCGCCTGGGGCGCTTCGATGAGGCGATTGAGGCCCTGGAGACCCTCTACCGCGGCGAGCCCACCCGCGAGCTTGTGAGCGCCCTGGCGGGCTTCTATGAGCAGCACGGCCGCTACCCCGAGGCGCTCGCTGCCTACGATCGTCTCTACAGCGCCTACCGCAAGCGCGGCTGGCATTACACCTACCTGCTCTACAAGAGCGGCAAGTTCGACGAGGCGTATGACAACCTGCGCCGCCTGGCGGATCGCTCCAGCGGCCAGAACCGCGCCAAATACCTCTACTGGACCGCCCGCACCCTGGAGCGCAGCGGCAACGACGAAGAGGCCGCGCTGGTCTTTGACGACGTGGCCCAGGCCTACCCCACAAGCTACTACGGGCTTCAGGCCGCAGGACGCCTTCTCGACCTTCGCCAGCGCGCCGGAAGCGATGGTGGCTTCGTCCAGGCCGAGCGGGTCGTCGAGAGCTCCGATGCGGTCTTCGACGCCTTCGACGAGGCCTCCTTCTACGGCTTTCGCCAGGCTCCCGCGTCCTACCAGGATCCGCGCGCCACGCCCCTCTCCGGCGCGCTCACCGAAGACGGTCCGGTACGCCGCACCGACACCGGCCCCTACTACGCCACGCCCTGCGATCCGGCAGACGACGGCTGCGTGACAACGCCCTCGATGGTCGCCCCCGGAGTTGGCCTGACCTGGAACCCCGGTCGCCCCCTGATCGCCCCGTCGCAACTTCTGGGCGTCGAGCCTGACACCTCCCGCGATGAGATCGACGACACCGACCGCGACAACATCGCCGGCCTCGACGATCGCAATGCCCCCCAGGCCCGTGTCCCCACCGGGGAGGTGGACTTCACCCACCCTGCAGGCCGCGTGCGCTACAACGCCGAGGCCCGCATCTACTGGGGAGGTCGCAACGGCTCTGACATGGCCTTTGTGAACTACGCCCGCGGCGAGATGATCGGGCCGGTGCCCGAAGCCATCACCGCCTACGATGATGACACCCACCGCGGCGGCCTGGCCCGCGCCGTCGAAGAAGCCGGCGAGCTCTTCCCCAACCTGGAGCGCGCCCAATGGCTGTGGCAGGCCGGCTGGACCACCGAGGCCCGCCGCGTCATTCGCGATGTCAGCCTGGAGTTCCGCGGCATCTCGCGACGCGCCCGTGCCGGCTCTCGCCCGGTGGAGCTCCCCTACCACCGCTGGGGCTACTACATCGACAACCGCCCTCCCCGTAAGCAAGCCCAACTCTGGGGCATGGAGTCCGATGAGCTGCGCTTCCCGGTGGCCACAACCGCCTCGGAGCGGCGCGACCAGATCGCGCGCCAGCAGGCCATCTTCGACCGCCGGCGCCGTCTTGACACTGTGCTGGTCCACGCCTTTCAGGAGGTGGGTGATTACCACCTGGTCCGTCGCCACGCGCTCGGTAACACTTGGTGGCTGCGCCGCGCCCCCGAGGGCGAGGCCCGCCGCTACTGGATGATGGCCTACCCCCGCGCCTTCCCCGAAAAAGTCATACCCCTGGCCAAAAAACACGGCGTTAACCCCTACATGATCTGGGCGCTGATGCTGGTGGAGAGCTCCTTTAACCCCGACTCGCTCAGCCGCGCCGACGCCCTGGGGCTTCTGCAGGTCATCCCCCGCACCGGCCTGAAGATCGCAGATCTCTTCGGTGACGAAGACTTCGGCCCCTACGATCTTCTCGAAGAAGACAACGCCATCGCCCATGGCATCTTCTATTTCAGTCGCCTGGTGCGGAAGTTCCACGGCCAGGAGCTCTTCGCCTTCGCCGGCTACAACGGCGGCCCCCACCGCGTGGGCGCCTGGCTGGAGATGCGCGGCCACCAGATCCCCCTCGATGAGTTCATCGAGGAGATCCCCTACGCCGAGGCCCGCGGCTACGCCAAAAAGGTGCTGCGCTTTGTGAACCTCTACCTGCGCATCTACGAAGATGGCGAGCCCCTCTACGTCGGCCAGAACATCCGCCAGGATTACCTGGAGATGCCGAACTTCTGA
- a CDS encoding DUF465 domain-containing protein has translation MQQRRTPMSESPSSLDELRAQHLELKERLQALEKLRSLSPEEQFEARVIKKRKLAIKDAMRALEQQNT, from the coding sequence ATGCAGCAGCGCAGAACCCCGATGTCCGAGAGCCCCTCTTCGCTCGACGAGCTTCGCGCTCAACACCTCGAGCTTAAGGAGCGACTTCAGGCACTCGAGAAGCTGCGATCGCTCTCTCCCGAAGAACAATTTGAGGCGCGCGTCATTAAGAAGCGCAAACTCGCCATCAAAGACGCGATGCGCGCGTTGGAGCAACAAAACACCTGA
- a CDS encoding HEAT repeat domain-containing protein: MMKAKKRVGALVAGLLMSAGTFGGLPQAWAQGGNVRFSYEEVRLTDERDYMLVPRAEGSLAGDVTKETLERAFESLRRAKRPTYGNSYVEISGRVPERATVEVHIDRNHAQYALIIIAEAVYTMTEFGVPAVSFPGHADRPLTRADVPFAAYTLSVPLWKVVPPGPVTSAQVIMPDGELVAMSDVRERWSSQRTEVVDEVYSYLDAVQAHTVRSAVEVLPKLGDLRLDAVLPLLSHEDARVRQSTLRVLEEEAGEERVLTAVAERMPDESSATLARAMAEFLGKARDKRFNVQKQFFLLRRGEDAEKLAAAEALAGFSGDARVVEALVETLSAENKELAMRAAASLEGLDAHEARVASLSTEGIDAEVRLQLADDLSASGKPADVRLAGLTYIAKHRSEGHINQALNQVAELKTDAGRQALEAFLSDADARRRAAATEALVLQNDVASVAALRERAEDASGAEEERLVDAAYTIMVSQSLDEVLKQTESRDIAVQRVAYEALGERAARQGGSPSSQVVSRLVEGSESRDDAVRGAAARALGQIGGERALARLSEMTDDRSAEVRRSVALALGNAPANQQADTLKAYLDDKDPMVVAAAVDAMGMRNDPSEIERIRPMATHESAAVRAAALRALTTFTIGGDTETVRRHLGLLGGAVNDPAREVKIAALNQLGRFDLAMAVTNIALQVNSEEPELRAVAVRALGENGHASAQPLVETALRDGATEVRREAILAMAKMPGSSKKARLQARLEDEQDPQLQALIRSTLEEL; the protein is encoded by the coding sequence ATGATGAAAGCGAAGAAGCGGGTAGGTGCCCTGGTAGCGGGCCTTTTGATGTCGGCGGGGACGTTCGGTGGGCTTCCCCAGGCGTGGGCTCAGGGCGGCAATGTGCGCTTCTCTTATGAGGAGGTTCGTCTGACCGATGAGCGCGACTACATGCTGGTGCCGCGCGCCGAGGGCTCGCTCGCTGGCGATGTGACCAAAGAGACGCTGGAGCGGGCCTTTGAGAGCCTTCGCCGCGCCAAGCGCCCCACCTATGGGAACTCGTATGTGGAGATCTCCGGGCGAGTTCCGGAGCGGGCGACGGTGGAGGTGCATATCGACCGCAACCACGCTCAGTACGCGCTCATCATCATCGCCGAGGCCGTCTACACGATGACCGAGTTCGGGGTGCCGGCGGTGAGCTTTCCGGGCCACGCCGATCGTCCGCTGACCCGGGCCGACGTGCCCTTTGCGGCGTACACGCTCAGCGTGCCGCTCTGGAAGGTGGTGCCCCCGGGGCCGGTGACCAGCGCGCAGGTGATCATGCCTGATGGCGAGCTTGTGGCGATGTCTGATGTTCGCGAGCGCTGGTCGAGCCAGCGCACCGAGGTTGTCGACGAGGTCTACAGCTACCTCGATGCGGTGCAGGCTCACACGGTGCGCTCGGCGGTGGAGGTGTTGCCGAAGTTGGGCGATCTGCGCCTGGATGCAGTGCTGCCGCTGCTGAGCCACGAAGATGCCCGGGTGCGCCAGTCCACGCTACGCGTGCTCGAGGAAGAGGCCGGTGAAGAGCGTGTGCTCACAGCGGTTGCCGAGCGTATGCCGGATGAGTCGAGCGCGACGCTCGCGCGGGCGATGGCCGAGTTTCTGGGTAAGGCGCGCGACAAGCGCTTCAACGTTCAAAAGCAGTTCTTTTTGCTGCGTCGCGGCGAAGATGCCGAGAAGTTGGCGGCGGCCGAGGCCCTGGCGGGCTTCTCGGGCGATGCGCGCGTGGTCGAGGCGCTCGTCGAGACGCTGAGTGCGGAAAATAAAGAGCTGGCCATGCGCGCGGCGGCCTCTCTTGAGGGGCTGGATGCGCATGAGGCCCGGGTGGCATCACTGAGTACCGAAGGCATCGACGCCGAGGTTCGGCTGCAGCTCGCCGACGACCTCTCGGCCTCGGGCAAGCCTGCCGATGTGCGCCTGGCCGGCCTTACCTACATCGCGAAGCATCGCAGTGAGGGTCACATCAATCAGGCGCTCAATCAGGTCGCCGAGTTGAAGACCGACGCCGGTCGCCAGGCGCTGGAAGCCTTTTTGAGCGATGCCGATGCCCGCCGCCGTGCCGCCGCGACCGAAGCGCTGGTGCTGCAGAACGATGTGGCAAGCGTCGCCGCGCTCCGAGAGCGCGCCGAGGATGCTTCCGGCGCCGAAGAAGAGCGACTTGTGGATGCGGCCTACACGATCATGGTCAGCCAGTCGCTCGATGAGGTGCTCAAGCAGACCGAGTCGCGGGACATCGCCGTGCAGCGGGTGGCCTATGAGGCGCTCGGTGAGCGCGCGGCGCGCCAGGGAGGCTCACCCTCCTCGCAGGTCGTCTCGCGCCTTGTTGAAGGGAGCGAGAGCCGCGATGATGCCGTCCGCGGGGCCGCAGCCCGCGCGCTGGGGCAGATCGGCGGGGAGCGCGCGCTCGCTCGCCTCAGTGAGATGACCGACGATCGCTCCGCCGAGGTGCGTCGCAGCGTGGCGCTGGCCCTGGGCAACGCTCCGGCCAACCAGCAGGCCGACACGCTTAAGGCCTACCTCGACGATAAAGATCCGATGGTCGTTGCTGCGGCCGTCGACGCCATGGGGATGCGCAACGATCCGAGTGAGATCGAGCGCATTCGCCCGATGGCCACCCACGAGTCGGCGGCGGTGCGTGCGGCGGCGCTGCGGGCGCTGACGACCTTCACGATCGGTGGTGATACCGAGACGGTGCGCCGTCATCTGGGTCTTCTCGGCGGCGCAGTCAACGATCCGGCGCGCGAGGTGAAGATCGCCGCGCTCAATCAGCTCGGGCGCTTCGATCTGGCGATGGCCGTGACGAACATCGCGCTGCAGGTCAACTCCGAGGAGCCGGAGCTGCGCGCGGTCGCCGTGCGCGCCCTTGGCGAAAACGGTCATGCCAGCGCGCAGCCGCTGGTGGAGACGGCCCTGCGCGACGGCGCAACCGAGGTGCGTCGCGAGGCGATCCTGGCCATGGCGAAGATGCCTGGAAGCTCCAAGAAGGCTCGCCTTCAGGCCCGACTTGAAGATGAGCAAGATCCGCAACTGCAAGCGCTGATCCGCTCTACGCTTGAGGAGCTCTGA
- a CDS encoding DUF192 domain-containing protein, which translates to MASSPSISASLGSRVCLVLLLGLMTMAFSCEHTSGGDEAATPGADGSADETTACVLDEACESFYRCIESTCQVPPAMSGKRDEDTPVLSFFSPDAEMPEEGGEPLASFYTELALTAAEQSRGLMYRPHMRDDWGMLFVYPAERSLSFWMKNTLIPLDMIFIDDAGEVVGVVEMAEPQTLSPRRVDRPARYVFEINGGLSAELGIGEGTRVRFEHMEGHHTPRR; encoded by the coding sequence ATGGCCTCGTCGCCCAGCATCTCTGCATCGTTGGGGAGCCGTGTATGCCTCGTGCTGCTGCTGGGGCTGATGACGATGGCCTTCAGCTGCGAGCACACCTCCGGTGGCGATGAAGCCGCGACGCCTGGCGCAGATGGGAGTGCCGATGAGACCACAGCCTGTGTGCTCGATGAAGCGTGCGAGAGTTTCTACCGTTGCATCGAGAGCACCTGCCAGGTGCCCCCGGCGATGAGCGGGAAGCGTGACGAAGATACGCCCGTGCTCAGCTTCTTCTCCCCCGACGCTGAAATGCCGGAGGAGGGGGGCGAGCCGCTGGCGAGCTTCTATACGGAGCTCGCGCTTACCGCGGCCGAGCAGTCGCGCGGGTTGATGTATCGCCCGCATATGCGCGACGACTGGGGGATGCTCTTTGTGTATCCCGCCGAGCGCTCGCTCTCGTTCTGGATGAAGAACACGTTGATTCCCCTCGACATGATCTTCATCGATGACGCCGGCGAAGTGGTCGGAGTCGTGGAGATGGCCGAGCCGCAGACGCTCTCGCCACGGCGCGTGGACAGGCCGGCGCGGTACGTCTTTGAGATCAATGGTGGGTTGAGCGCCGAGCTGGGCATCGGCGAAGGCACCCGGGTGCGCTTTGAACATATGGAAGGCCATCACACGCCGCGTCGCTGA
- a CDS encoding tetratricopeptide repeat protein, with protein sequence MNIWKAITRRVAELNLTRTYLVALGACALAAVVLSFVPLLNLVGYESAAFFGVLGGLLATGLTVADARRFDLLEGRALDFGRLALRNLAMLVAPLVILSLNGLRVPNCDWAAGLSFWALIPVMAVLMGTTSAWVAVTLLKGRRLSYVVAFGLPLLDVAALLYHLASEPPIVGHQWFLGYFGGSIYDEALAVPVSLIAYRALHMLAIVAVVAALDARRRWRRERRAGWTAALAIATTLIFAVGFAHRQDAGIAIDRAFIVAELGGVIETEHFLIYHPQTRAWQKMAPLLAEDHEYRYDQLQRFFGTDPVAENGRKVRSFVYQDRDSKGALMGGRNTMVAKIWLHEMHILWRGTGDRMLTHELAHIFTEPFGSGPLRLSMQRGVGVNMGLVEGVAFAAEWPARELTAHEASRAMRELEIAPDLGALLGASGFWTQASGRAYTLMGSFVRYLIDTYGIERFKEAYGKGDFEGAYGKEVGALVAEWEHFIDAIELNEDQREVARYIYDRPSIFAKVCARTMAEWRRQASEASREGQPAEAILLLRRVLDAQPELLWAHMELARALSQMGQTQEAIELLEAHMEQPLSPVERAELESLQGDLHWKAGQAARAAQSYGRCLEVGVPVDLERSLQMRLRYAGQQERRARSYLVDTPGGAMGMYRLLRWAEESPDDPGVAYLIGRRLWQSREWVEARPWLERAHGAMGVEVLDAEAALMLGQVHYFLGRGQDAEALFEALSQSPLTRYREEALQWLDRVRWRRNSNENR encoded by the coding sequence TTGAACATATGGAAGGCCATCACACGCCGCGTCGCTGAGCTGAACCTGACGCGAACCTATTTGGTCGCGCTGGGCGCCTGTGCGCTCGCTGCGGTGGTGCTCTCCTTTGTGCCCCTGCTCAACCTGGTGGGATACGAATCGGCGGCGTTTTTCGGCGTGCTCGGTGGGTTGCTTGCCACCGGGCTGACGGTGGCCGATGCGCGACGCTTCGATCTTCTTGAGGGGCGCGCGCTGGACTTCGGGCGCCTGGCGTTGCGCAACCTCGCCATGCTGGTGGCACCCCTTGTAATTTTGTCGCTCAACGGCCTGCGGGTGCCCAACTGCGACTGGGCTGCCGGGTTGAGTTTCTGGGCGTTGATTCCGGTGATGGCGGTGCTCATGGGCACGACCAGCGCCTGGGTTGCGGTGACCCTGCTCAAAGGTCGCAGGCTGTCCTACGTGGTGGCATTTGGCTTGCCGCTGCTCGACGTCGCGGCGCTCTTGTACCACCTGGCCAGTGAGCCTCCCATTGTGGGGCATCAGTGGTTTCTGGGGTATTTCGGCGGCTCGATCTACGATGAGGCGCTGGCGGTGCCTGTGAGCCTGATCGCCTACCGGGCGTTGCATATGCTGGCGATTGTGGCGGTTGTGGCCGCGCTCGATGCGCGCCGGCGCTGGCGCCGGGAGCGACGCGCCGGGTGGACCGCGGCACTCGCCATCGCGACCACACTCATCTTCGCGGTGGGATTTGCCCACCGGCAGGATGCCGGCATCGCCATCGATCGCGCGTTTATTGTGGCGGAGCTCGGGGGTGTCATTGAGACCGAGCATTTTTTGATCTACCACCCGCAGACGCGGGCCTGGCAGAAGATGGCGCCGCTTCTGGCCGAAGACCATGAGTACCGCTACGACCAGCTCCAGCGCTTCTTCGGGACCGACCCGGTGGCCGAGAATGGTCGAAAGGTGCGCAGCTTCGTCTATCAAGATCGCGACTCCAAGGGCGCGCTGATGGGCGGGCGCAACACGATGGTGGCCAAGATCTGGCTCCACGAGATGCACATCCTCTGGCGAGGCACAGGCGATCGGATGCTCACCCATGAGCTCGCCCATATCTTCACCGAACCCTTCGGGAGCGGCCCGCTGAGGCTGAGTATGCAGCGAGGCGTGGGCGTGAATATGGGCCTGGTCGAAGGCGTGGCGTTTGCGGCGGAGTGGCCAGCGCGCGAGCTTACCGCCCATGAAGCCAGCCGCGCGATGCGCGAGTTGGAGATCGCCCCCGACCTCGGAGCCTTGCTGGGCGCCTCCGGCTTCTGGACCCAGGCATCGGGCCGGGCCTACACCCTGATGGGCTCCTTTGTGCGCTACCTGATCGACACCTATGGCATCGAGCGTTTTAAAGAGGCCTACGGCAAGGGAGACTTTGAGGGGGCCTACGGCAAAGAGGTCGGCGCGTTGGTTGCCGAATGGGAGCACTTTATCGACGCCATTGAGCTCAATGAGGATCAGCGCGAGGTGGCCCGCTACATCTACGACCGCCCCAGCATCTTCGCCAAGGTCTGCGCGCGCACCATGGCCGAGTGGCGACGCCAGGCCAGTGAGGCCTCGCGGGAGGGGCAGCCGGCCGAGGCGATCCTGCTTTTGCGCCGCGTGCTCGATGCGCAGCCCGAGCTGCTCTGGGCGCATATGGAGCTCGCCCGCGCGCTCTCCCAGATGGGGCAGACTCAGGAGGCAATCGAGCTTCTGGAGGCGCATATGGAGCAGCCCCTGAGCCCTGTGGAGCGCGCCGAGCTGGAGTCATTGCAGGGCGATCTCCACTGGAAAGCAGGCCAGGCGGCGCGAGCGGCGCAGAGCTACGGGCGCTGCCTGGAGGTGGGCGTGCCCGTCGATCTGGAGCGCTCGCTGCAGATGCGTCTTCGCTACGCCGGTCAGCAGGAGCGTCGTGCGCGCTCCTACCTGGTCGATACGCCCGGCGGGGCGATGGGCATGTATCGGCTGCTGCGCTGGGCCGAAGAGAGCCCCGATGATCCCGGGGTCGCCTACCTCATCGGGCGGCGTCTCTGGCAGAGCAGGGAGTGGGTCGAGGCGCGCCCCTGGCTTGAGCGTGCCCACGGTGCGATGGGCGTTGAGGTGCTGGACGCTGAGGCCGCCCTGATGTTAGGTCAGGTCCACTATTTCCTGGGCCGCGGGCAGGACGCCGAGGCGCTCTTTGAGGCGCTGAGTCAATCCCCGCTGACCCGCTACCGCGAGGAGGCCCTTCAGTGGCTCGATCGCGTGCGCTGGCGACGGAATAGCAACGAGAATCGTTAA
- a CDS encoding nuclear transport factor 2 family protein translates to MLMPRGIARATVALLTLIFVTLSLGCASRYITPDSLYADDAEFSIDAESEILDTTEAREVLDVLYRYRQAVVEKDYGTLNELVSDDYYDNAGTTETTSDDYGRDELVSVLELTAQHADRIQMAVVVKGLEVKGERAHVDYEYDYAYQYEVGDQKTWDAGVDVNRLRLVREEDRWKIVGGL, encoded by the coding sequence ATGTTGATGCCCCGAGGTATCGCCCGCGCCACCGTGGCGCTGTTGACGCTGATTTTTGTGACGTTGAGCCTGGGCTGCGCCTCGCGCTACATCACCCCTGACTCCCTCTACGCCGACGACGCCGAGTTCAGCATCGACGCCGAGAGCGAGATCCTCGATACCACCGAGGCTCGGGAGGTGCTCGATGTGCTCTACCGCTACCGCCAGGCGGTCGTCGAGAAGGACTACGGCACGCTCAACGAGCTTGTGAGCGACGATTATTACGACAACGCCGGCACCACCGAGACCACCTCCGATGACTACGGTCGTGACGAGCTTGTCTCGGTGCTCGAGTTGACCGCCCAACACGCCGATCGCATCCAGATGGCCGTGGTCGTCAAGGGGCTTGAGGTCAAGGGTGAGCGCGCCCACGTCGACTATGAGTACGACTACGCCTACCAGTACGAAGTGGGCGACCAGAAGACCTGGGACGCTGGCGTCGACGTCAACCGCCTGCGTCTTGTGCGCGAAGAAGACCGCTGGAAGATCGTCGGCGGGCTCTGA